AATGTGTGGTTTTGACAgacaaacagtccaaaacaaGATGTTCAGCTAACAATAATGTtaggacaaatacaaacacatgtttGGCCTTTTTGCTTGATAGATCACCTCAATGATCCATAATAATTCatgatcaaaatagttgccgatgaTTAATCGTCAAATCATATCAGTTCTAATATTGTGTGTAATAAACAGTGACTAAGCAAAGCAACAGTACAACGTTAATACacattctgtctcactgtccagGAGTTCATCTGAATCATAGATATAGATCGCTTTAGATATAAAAATTCACAGTAATATAAATGAAACCAAATGCATTATTAAGTTTCTGATAAGTATTCTAGCGTCAGTGTGGTCAAAGTGTGGTTCACGGTCTGTGTGGTGAACAGTACCTTTCGGATCAGATCCTGGTCCTCCACCACGCCCAGCTCTCTGCCTGTTGCCTGGGCGATCCGCTTTCCTGCCACCAAGTTGCCGACCAGCATAGAAGCCGGGCCGACATCCACTGAACAGATCAAAGACATTCGGAGTTTATTCAGTGACATACTTTCAGCACTGAATTAGTCTTTGCCGTGTGTTATACAGTTAGCATCAGTGAATGTTTTCCCACTGTACCTGGCTGTTTCTGGCGAGGCTTGGGCATGTTGGTAACACAGGTGTGCGGGCACAGGAGGATATTACATGGGTGCAGGTTTCCCTCAAGGAAGTTCTGCTTGGTTTCACAGATGTGGATGCCTCCAAGGGGCGTCTTTGGGAGGGTGTTGGCCGGGACGAGCGCCAGGCAGTACAGGCCGACCTGGTGGATACTGTCGATGGCCTGTGAGGAAAATTAGGCATCAAGTGAAGTTGTTTAATTAGTGCAAGATTAACTCGGTCCATCAGAACATGTCCTTCAGAGAACAATTTAAGCATTTAcattaaatgcaaatgcaaGAAAAAAAGGTAACATAATTCCTTTATACCCACAGCAATCATGTTTATTTCACCAGctgttcacatttattttgaattggATGTTTTGATCATGATAATTTGATGCTTAGCTAGCTCTGCTTCACTCCACGCTGGTGCGGAGgaaaattaagcattttccaaACATAAGACTTTGTACGAACCCTGTTTCTTattagaaaacatatttatttgaccCATAATGACTTTGAAAGACACATAACTAAAAGGCATAAAAGGGAGGATCTGTCACATAACATGAGTATATACCATCATAAagaatgtaaatatttattgaatatttaCACCAGGCGACTCAATGTGTGTGATTTTACCTGCAGCACTCGACTCATCCACTGGAAGCTGTCTTCCTCACTGGCGTCGGGCCTCTGCTCTGCCACAATCACTATCCTCTCAtcgtaaaacaccgtcacagaGAACACAGCGATCCTGCGTGAATGACAACAGAGAAATGAGCACTCGCACACAGGGAGAGGCTGCAGGATGTTACAGGGATTGTTCAGTTTGGAGGGACATACATTTAccaataaaatgtcacatttatcgTTGTTTAGGCATTCATGCACCCTGTACACACAAAgcattgcattgcattgcattgGCTCACAGGTAGCAGTCAGTGTCTCACCTCCCCCTGTAAACTGTTTTGACAGGCTCCACTGCCAGCGCGGTGGCAACCAGGTCGTCTGCGTTGTGGCGTCGCCCGCTCACCATCAGAAGCCCCTCAAACTTTCCCACAACAAACACCAGACTGCCCTGTAGAGCAGAGTTTCACTCAGCAAGGAAAGTCTGACCTTATTTCTTCAGTCAAATCTCAGAAAATGAATTAtttctctgtgtgcgtgtgtgtgtgtgtgcgtgtgtgtgcgtgtgtgtgtgcgtgtgtgtgtgtgtgcacgcgtcTTACCGGTCCTACAAATCCAAGCAGACCAGTCCGAGTGAAGGGAATTTCTCCTATGGGTGCTCCAGCTTGGTTGACGGGGATCACCTAAAGATTAGCAGAGAAATCAAAGATTGGATTTCAATGCATACAGTAGAGTAAAGCCTCTTTCACATATGCACTCGAATGATCAAGACATTACCCGGAGGAGCTGAATGAGAAAACTCAAAACAACTGAATCATCCGGACCGGACATCAAACGAACTTTACCCTGCTCGCTCCCTCGCACAAAGTCTGTGTGATGAGACTTGAGCCCATGTGGGACTAGAGCCCGATCGTTTCTATCGCGCTCGTGTGTGACcgtaagaaaacaaaacagagtgtTTCCACTAAGTGTGAAAGGCAAACTCCACACAATGTGCAGGCGTGATTCTCCGGATACAGTCCAGAGTTTTACTTGAGAAAATGGCTTAAAACTCGCCCTGACATTATAGTTCAAAGGTATGCCAAAATAATTGTGATAGTAGTTACAATGGTTGGTGTTGAGGTGCTTTATTACTTTAAAGTATTGAAGTAAATGAGAATAATTGGGAGGATATGGGAATAAATGCAATGCAACAGTTTCATGATGACTGTGGCTCCATCTAGTGGATCATTTAAACCTGAGCTTCTTTCCCTTCCATCCATTTTCTAAACCAGCTTGCATAACGTGCAGGGTGGAGCTGATCCCAGCACACATTCGATAAGAGCCGGGGGACACCCTGTACAGGTCGCCAGGAAGTTCATTCTCAAGTGTTACTTGTTAAGTAAACATTTCTTGTCTCATGTCAAATATTTCATTATAAGCTTCagcatgtttcatgtttttgtacTATTTTGGAAGAAATTGATAGAGATTAGTGAATGAAGAACAGATGTAGAAGTCATGAGTCAGTTcttaaacatgtgttttaaactTTGACGGACCTCAAATGTGTTCTTGGTAACACCAGGCAGGCCGTAGTACATGGTGCCTCCGGCCCGAGAGTTGATCACAATCTCTCCTATTTCATCCGTCTTGCACAGCTGAGGAGGCCCGTCCGGTTTCACAATGCACATTAGAGCTGAAAAGCACAAACAGGTCACAGCATTACGTATGTTTGAGTAcctgaaagataaaaaaaaggaagaatgtACTGTAAATGGGGCTGCTGCAGAGCCAAATAAAATCATCTCTGGTGGCTAACCTCCGGGCATGATGTGGCCCACATCCTGAACAGTGAGAGCAGAGTTCTTGTCCTCCGTGTTCACCCTGATCACCCCGTGGCTCAGCCCGCCCATGGACAGGATGGCCCTGGCTGGCAGTGGAGCTCCTCGTGCACCAGGCCTGCAGGGAAGGCACAAAGAGAGGTGATGATGGCTCAAACAAGGAGGCAGCAGAAACACATTGTTGAGGTCTGCCGACGCATAAAACAAGTCTCAGTCTCAAAGTGCAGTGGTGGCAGAAGTGAGAAGGAATCACATGGTTTGACTTTGTTCTAGTTTTGAGTTGACTTTCTCTTTAAGTGGTGACAATATTTTAGCCTCAACATTTTTTCTATacaagcaaaaaaacaaacatatttgaaaATTCCTATCCCTAATTTTAAGACGTACTAAATATAAGTGACGTAATGGTGAAAAGCAGCTCTTGTTTGCCGTCAAAACTAGTTTTGCACTAGCTTTGAACTCCCTTGGATCATATGTGGTACCTGCGTATGGCCACAGTCAGGGCCTCAGGAGACGTGGCACATGGACAGATCACCTCAGGCTTCAGACCATGACACTGAAACACGTTCAGGAAGGCATCACACGACGACACAGACCCTGGtaaccaacaaaacaaaaacacattaccaAAACAGGATAGAAATAGGCCTACATGAAAGCTCATACCAAAGAAGTTCTTTATTACAAAGAGACCATGTTTGTGCAGGAGAAGTGACTCACATGGGTTTGCTCCATCAGCCACAATAAGCATACGTATGGAGGACAGGTTGGTGTCCCTCTGGTCCTTGTGGGCCATCATGGCCCAGTGGAGGTCACGGCACTTCACCAAGGCCACACGTGCTGTCAGAGAGGAAGGTGAATATGTTATACATGGTGCACTTACATGCtgtatttactgtttgtttcatcaattatgtttacattttgtgtgaCTGATTCTCCTCGACTTCTGCTTTAACTTTGTGTTCTTGATGAGTCATCATGTTTAGTGTCTAGTTTTAACATTCCCCCttccaaggaggttatgttttcggatCGTGATAAAGCAGgggccaaggaagaactcatgaaatgtgtaatttggAGCGGATCAGAATCACGGAGCAGATACAcaaattgtttttcactttcgttaacattgcgagataggtaAATATGTCTTTGTCTGCGCTCTCccagtgcccttctagtttaaaataaaacccTGTTTTCTCACTTAATCTCTGTTCTACCagtttaaatacatatatacaacttTGTaggcaataaaataataaaactatacagatgtataataatataaactgaACCTTTGTGAATGTGGACCCTCTGCACCCAGGACATGGGACATGCTTTCATGACAGCATATGGCACTGTGATGGTGTGGATTCTGTTCATGACACTCTGGAAAACAAACGCATAATGTCAATGTCACATTGTACCCATTGCACACAATacataacaaagataaaaaaggtCTGGAAATACAGTACGAATTGTTCATTCAATCTCACCGTTAAGACGCCATGCCACATGCCCATATCCTTCTTGCAGTCCAACACATTGACCAGAGTCTCCCCTAAGACGGaaaacataaagacacacaagtGAGGATGTGTGCAATCCCCAGCTGACTGTGTGAAAGATGCACACTTTAAGTAACACCTAAAACTCAATTTTGTGGTCCATTAGAGTGTTTATTCTCACTAATCCAGAGCCTCAGCTAATCTTCTCTGAGGTGACTCTCTGCTGAGCACTAttgatttgtaaaaaatattttgaagctTAGTTTATAAATGCTAAAGTATCTCACACTTAGACACATAAAGAGAGTGAGTGTAAGAGAGGTATTAGTAAACATAAGGCACTGAGCTCTGACCTTCACAGTAGTTACAGGCCTGCGTCAGGGCTTGACAGTGGGTCAGCATGGAGATCTTGGACACGGCTACTCCCATCACTGTCCCCTCCTTACTTGCTTTGTACTGgtggaagagagacacagacagacacacacacacacacacacacacacacacacacacacacacacacacacacacacacacacacacacacacacacacacacacacacacacacacacacacacacacacacacacacacacacacacacacacacttaatttcatttaattgaaATAGTGGCAGACTAAACGATAGAATATAATATTGTGACGACGCTTGtgatttacataaataaacagcacAGGATGACATTAAACTGTAAAAAGGtagtatatgtttttttatgtatacatttaaaaggCAACATGTCATTAATTTACCAAGTTTCTCATGTAGGACGGATGCAGAAAATGTTGTTGGATAACTAACGTAGAAATGCTAAAAGTGTGAATTTGCGTTCTGAAGAGTTACCTCTATGTAGGCAGTGTCAGTGTTGGCGGTGGGGATGTGAGGCTGCCAGTCTTTGGATGGTTTGGTCAGATACTTCGTGTCCGTCACTACCCATTTCATCCTTGGCCATCCTGGTTAACAACATCACAAAGAAGCGCACAGAAACATTTTAGCCAACACAAAGCGAGCGTGTGAACTCATTTGGAGCCGCACTAAATTGACATTGTTCACCTTGCAACTGGCCAGTGAACTGTCACACTGTACATGCCCTTTAATGAGTCTAATGGCTCCCgaagagactgagacagagctGACTGCTGCTGAGCAAACAGCATCAACAGCGGTGCATTTGGGCTGACTGACCTTTGAACTGAATGATTTCTCCGTTTGGTGTCTTGGGCAGCCCTTTGAGGCACACCTCGCTGGTCAGCGCCAGACTAACACCACAGCTGCCCAACAGGAAGCCAATCTGCTGGCTGCCTGCATCCTATGGAGAGAGACACGGGTCAGGAGAGGCCAGTATAATAGACaattcaaaaacacacatgctctcTAGCTGTCAATATattggttttaaaataaatccataTCTTTTATATGACTTTAAGCACAATGAGGCATTATATTTACCATATACACAGTGATGATTAGAAGCCCAGACATTGCAATATATTGTAgttagttaaaataaaatagatggtCAATTGATTGTGCCACAAAATtcaagataaataataatcatcttCTCCAACCAAAATCTTCTTGGCATAGCAACTTTTCTTTATCATAACTATGTGCATTTTAAGCTACATGCAACATTTCCTTTGCATATGAGCGTATACATTTCTTCATGTTGATAGTGCAGGCCATGATGTGATTTCATATGATACTTGATTGGTTCAATGAGTGAGTCAGTCTGTAGCCCGTCCTGATTGGTCCATGTGTGTCAACCTATTTAAGATGGTCTCTCCTCTTATCTGGTAAAATAACCTGATGAAGGTCTGTGTACCGAAACGTTGTTATTAAAAATATCTCTATGTGCGagtgaagaggacagtgtgCAGGACGCTTTGTCCTACGTCGATCTACTGGCGTGCAGGAGTTCTGCTCTTTTAGATAACTCATCAGAAAatagattttgtttttctcagtgaTCACCACAGAGGAATTCACTTGACAGAAGTGATGTCGTTACCTGTCGTGACAGCGGTACCTCAATGGGCACAGGGATGACCTCAGCTAACAGGCAGCCATAGAAAGCCACCCAGAACATGCCAGGGTCGCTGTTAGGATACACCAGTGCCACCTGAGGAACAGAAAGTTATTTTCCAGTGTTCCTTTATTACTTTTCATCCCGAGTGGTGACTGAGAGACTCTTACCCGATCTCCAGGTTGTAGGACAGGTTCTGTCTTGGTGCCCAGTTTATTCAGCAGTGTATAGGCCAGTTTCAGACTGCGACTCCATAGTTTTCCTGCGGAGAAGAAAagcaaatgttcattttaaaatgtcctgTTTGTTGCGTAACTGGATAGGTCAACTCCACAACccactgtagctgctgtaggAAATATACATGTAGGTGTTATTCTGCTCAGCAAAAATGTGTCCAGTTGAACCTGCTCATATGCAAGAGATATATTTCACAGTTACATTTGGTGGACACAATAACATGAACATTAACTGCTGGCAATACAAAACCTTtgctgttatattatatttctataacTGGAGGCTCACCATATGTGACTGTGTAAAGCGGTTTGCCGGTGATGTCCAGAGCTGTGAGGGCGGGGCTCTTGGCCTGGGTGGCCCCCCAGCGTGCCAGGGCAGCCTGCAGGGCAGGGGGCCAGTTACTGACCACTCCGAGGGGCTCCCCCTTCACCGGGATGATTTGCCGTCCCTCTGGCTTCGGGGTGTTGGGGTCCGGCTGGAGCACTGGACAACAGCAAAGGGGAGGCAGGAGATGATTATCAGAAGCCAACAGCGTGCAACATTAATACCATAACAGTGCAGTAAGgttataataaatgttaaataaaatatgtttttggagAGTTCTTTCTGTTACGTAAATAAAGTGATGTAAGAATGACTCCTAAAACCAGGAAATTAGTTAGCAGTTTACGCACTTCCGTGTTCTGCTCATGTGAATAAGTGAGGGGTTACGTCTGTGATTATTTtagtttaacacatttttttctgacaaaaataaaatcgCACTGTGTCTCACCTTCTACAATTTCCTCAGAGTCATCGAGGAAGAATTCGCTGAGTGGTGGTCTCTTCGGCCGTTTGAGTGTGTTCAACAGCTGCTGGATCTTAGTGGAAACCCTGCTGTTGACAGGCACGCCTGGACAAACACCAAGACAACAGCCACTGTCACAAAAAtgttaacaaacaaaacaactcaaAAGCATAAGCAAGCACCCACACATGCAATTCTATTATAAACACAAATGCTCATTTACTTTATCACACACAGGCAGAACCCTACGCACAAACTCAGGATCAGAATCGGCAGCAGGAAGGATTCAAGGGAAATTGGTAGTAGACACAGAttggacaaacaaaacaaatataggAGGTTCTCTATGTCTAAACCTATGACACGAGAcaacagagggacagagaggaagagagacagagaggcagacaccAGGCTGGAAAGCAAGCTGATGTGGGGCTCTTCAGCATCCCTCCCCTTCCCCTTCCCTGATTTCGTTTTATATTacctcttccttttccttttttaaatgaaaggcaaGACAGGGACAGGATTAATGGACCCAAAAGAAAGAACACAAAATATCTGGGATTAGCAGCATTCACACAGTGAAATGAGGATAATGTTGTAGTTGATTCTGGGTGAACATGGGCAGATGTTTATTGATTTGAAGCTTCGTCAGTGCAATGCTGTGAGCCAAACGGTcaatgtaaaacagaaaaggtCACTGAACTGCCATGATCAGCACATGGCAGTTGAGTGACATTTTAACTTCCCAATCTGAAGAATAGAGGTAACCAGATGACAGATACCAAATTCAACATATTTCAGGGACTAGAAAATTATAGATTTTCTCCCCACAATGAATGTACACCcttatatacacatttaaaccACCAACAGACGTTTAGAAACGTCTTGGCTGTGAGTGTACCGTCAGCAGTATCCAGCATGCTGTTGCGGCTCTGTCCACGGCTCATGCCCCTGACAGCTGGAGGCAGGTCCACCCTGGACCCTCTCTCCTGGGGAGTGGAGGATGTCACATCTGGGGGGACGCTGTTTtctggaggagaaggaagagggggagggggaggaggaggaggtcgtAAATAGGAGCACCAGCTAACCGACACTGCTCCGTTAACATTGGCGCTATTAATCAGTGGCGTTTACCTATGCGTGTGTGGGCCAGTAGATCGGCCAATAAGGAAGCACCAGGTTGGGGCTGGGGCTGGGGTTGTGGCTGGGCCTTGGGCTCTCCATGGGAGAGGGTGGAGGAAGCAGACGAGGACGTTGAGGAGCTTTGGACGGAGCGGTTGATCCAGTAATCAGGGCTCTGCAGGCTCTGGGCTAGCACTGCACTGAGAGCTGCCTTTCTGCGCAGTGAGCCATCATCCTCTGATGCAGAAGATGTGTctgatgaaaagagaaaatcctGAATATTTAgatggttttttttgttttgtttttacacgaTTTAGCCTCAAAGGATACATTTATAATTTTGCTTGCCTTCCTTAAAAGGAGGTATCAAAAGTTAAAGTCAGCTACGGAGCAGCACTCCTACAGTTGGCAGGAATACAGGCTACATCCACAGAAACGATACCCACGACTGTTCTAGCACCATTTCAGAAATTATCTCCGTCAATATTAACACGCATGAAAATGCATATCACATGacaattcacacacactgtgtgccagtgtaaacaggaagcagataaCCCTAACGCTGCTGCACATTGTTGCAAAACGCTTGAATAATAGCTTGCCTTTGCATGTAGGCAGGAGTAACATTATTaaatgcagaacaacagctgctAGCATAGACAGCAAGGTCAGCAACACCTGTCATTTGCTATTCATGTTAAATTAACCACTGGCAGTCGAGGCTAAAGTCATCCGTTTTCTTCTGGAAAGGACCATGTGATAGGGGGGTGAGGAATTGGGGAAGGACACGTTGTGACTGATAAGACCCAATAAAGAAGCAAACATGAGTGTCTGCGTCATCGTTTTCAAAAGTctccatttctttgttttgaacaTGATGGGATAGTGTGGACACTAGGCACAAACGTAGAAAAGGTTTAAAACATGTCGGTGTGGATATAGCCAGTGTCTTGATCCAGAGACACTACCAGCTGCCCGCTGAGTTTGAGAAATGTAGTTTACCTGGAGGTGTGCAGGTATCTATGGGAGACTGGACAAAGGCTGAGCGTCTTTTGGTCGGCATGGGCAGTGCCATcttctcttctttgtgtttGGCCAGTGCTGCCTGCACAGCCTCCGTGTGGATGTCTACataaacagagagacaaagagaaagaagaatatTTATTGAAAAGAGTAAGCTGATGATTTGTTATTGTTGGAtagtttatttaatgtgtttaatgatttgttaaagtgtgtgttttttgatgtaCGCTGTATGTATGCTGTGTACCTGATCTGTAGCGGTCGTCCCTGGCCCCTCCACTGCGGTGTGCGCGGTGGTGTCTGGAGGCTGAAGATGTGGAGGGGCCCGGGGCCTCGGGACTCGGGCTGGGGTCGGCACTGTGGCCCGGGGAAAGCTGCACATCTGGCAGAGACAGATCCACATCTACAGAACAGAAGCAGTTATGTGCAACGTCAATAAAAAAGGCATGTAGGGCAACATTAATAAACAACAAGCCAACATGAGATTTCAGAAAGTTGAACACTCACTTCTCTCATAACGCCATTACAGGCTACATGTAggcataaatattatattaaactcaGAGAAGCTCTCTAAATTTAGTCTCACTAAAGAGCCTCTGAGCATGAAGTGAAATAAGGACATGTACTTGACTGATGGAACTTAGACTGTTAACGCAGTACATGAAACTAGGCTAGATTcaagcaaatatatttttagtcaACTCCTCCCAGAGGGCCTGAGGAACAGAGTCCCTGTGTAGATGATAGTTCAGAGGGATAAGGAGGTCTGATGGGACATGTgcaggagcaggaggtggaCCTTTGGAGCTTTAAAGCTTCCAAATACCTGCTTTGACATCCAGGGCAAGCTGCCCATAACAATGCGGAGCCCACTAACAACCATGGGAATGTTATTAAAGTGCTAAATATGGAAATTATCCGTATGAGAGTTAGATTCCGGAAGTCCTTTTCAAATCCCTGAGTGCGTGATTATGTCACATGTATCATGTGATAGCTCAAGCCAAAACAGGCCAAGGTTAAACTAGCAGGAAAGGAAGTATTCCTCTATTTAAAATGAGCTCACAGTGACACATGAAGAAGGATTTTTTCATGCCAATGCTAATGTGGTGCAATTCTTTCTGAGGAAACACCACACCCTCATGTGAGTCAGCTGACTGAACAGATCATCTTACCAATGAGGACAGAGGTGAATGTAGTACAGAGAAACTCTGCTACTTCCCTGCTTCTGTTACTGCTCGTGAACAGACATTGGTTTTAGCAAATTGTGTCCACAGGTTCAACTCTGAGTCACACAGCGGTTTTGTTATTCTGTGGCTTTTCTACAGCAGTGCAGAGATGAGAGAAGTTGTTAGATGTTACTCAATGCCTTGTTATCATATGTGCATTTCTCATTTTGGCCACTAGAGTGCCACAGAAAGCCAGAAATTGTCTTTGACAACATGGACAAAGGGAATTACAGTCACACTGGATATTCAGGGAAGCTACTTCTTTATTGATTCTGTTTTTGTCATCTCGCTACAGATGGGGAAGAACCATCAGCTGAGACACAAGATCCAGCATGCTGAAGTCATGACTCAAGTTCTTCTGCTTTAGGTTTCCCAAATGTCAGAGTGACCAGCACCAAAAACGCTGACAGAGGAGGTGATGACGACgcaggaaagacagaaagaggggtTAGAAGAGAAACGAGGAAAGAGCCGAAGAAGAGTTTTTCTTACTTGGCAAATGGGGGATGAAAGAGGCCAGCAGCTtggctttcttcttctcataGCCCTTCTGCGTGATGTCACCTAGGAGAGAGGACAGCGACACCACACCGTAATGTTAGTCAtaactaccacacacacacacataaaccagATAAAGCACACACAACActccactgacacacaaacacacacaacttttcGCTTTAACTAATACATTTGCAGGGGTTGagtcttaataataataataatcctctTTTAAACAAATCTACTGAACTCCACATGTTGACAGCTCAGTCCATTTACAACTAGGCAAGGAGATAACACCATTGTTTGGCCTTACATTAGCTCCGGTGAATAAACATGATGAGTGCACAAAAACCTCCTCCAGGCTACGAAACCCAAATATGATTACGGCAACTAGCGGATAACTGCGTGGCAGAGAACAATGGCAAAACTGAAGGCTATCGGGAACAGTTGGGATAGTAAGCAGAGCAAAAAGGAAAGCCATGTGAGCCGGTTTCACATGAGACTCAACGATTtatctcctccacctccccccccccccttttttttccccccactgtACACCCAGCCCTTCCTAGTTTGGCCTTGGCCTGGCAGGACTCCCACCGCTACCAGAGTTTGTCAGAGAGCAACAGAGGCAAGACAAAGTCCATTTAACTGGGACCCCAAAACATACACAGTCTGCTATTGCAGCGAACACGCATGCAAGACACACCCTATCCAGTtcactaacatacacacacactccccttgTACACATAAACAATCCCACTACTGCAAACTCTCAGTTATTCCCCCTCTCCCGTGTCCAGTGATAACACCGTCAAGTGCAATGTGCCAAAAGACTGCTTAGCCTCAATCCCGGCACCTCCTCCACACTCTGACCGGTGACAACACGGAAACCCTCGTCCAGCCaactgagaggaggagaaaatggagaaaatcTAAGATAACAGGGAGGAGAgggttgtggggggggggtgaggtgATAAACACATGGTGAGAATCACTGGCAGAAGCGAGAGGCAACATAAGCCGGTGCATGTATGAAACAACAATGGAAAGAaaatgaggagaaagagagagagagagccaaagTTCAGCAGCAGATTGGAGGGTGGTGGGCTGGATAAGCCGGCACTGGGTGGGGAGTCCCATGTGTGACtcagtttctgtgtgtctttaagCTTTCTCACACTCCGCTGGTGTGTGGGGTTTGCCTGGAAAAACAACTGAATCAAAAAGAAAGCTCCCTTAAGGATTGAGTATGTAGATTGCCGGTATTGGGAGTTTTGCAGACTTTATTTCTGATCCTTTCCCCCCCGCTCTTAAGGTTTCACAACACTGTGGAATCATGGTAaacagggggaggggggtgggagCAGAGGGAGTGTACATCAtttgcagaaagagaaaagagcagaaaCAAAGTCAGAGACAGTTTTAGAGAGTGAGTTTGAGATTGAGTGCTGAGTGCTTTGTCATTCTCTGAGTAAGAAAGCTTTAAATGGGGTGGCCAGCAGTGACTGCCTGGATACACACACTGGCCTAAATGTGTTacagtctctttttctttgttctccTTCTCTTAAGCACGCTACCAGACGTGGAATGTAACTAACTTAATTGCAAGTTTAAGGTATTTGTACTTGACTTGAGTATTTTCCTTTTATGCCCCTTTATACTTCTACCC
This window of the Cottoperca gobio chromosome 7, fCotGob3.1, whole genome shotgun sequence genome carries:
- the dip2ba gene encoding LOW QUALITY PROTEIN: disco-interacting protein 2 homolog B-A (The sequence of the model RefSeq protein was modified relative to this genomic sequence to represent the inferred CDS: deleted 1 base in 1 codon), with amino-acid sequence MADRGVDMSALPKEGRDQLAELDLELSEGDITQKGYEKKKAKLLASFIPHLPNVDLSLPDVQLSPGHSADPSPSPEAPGPSTSSASRHHRAHRSGGARDDRYRSDIHTEAVQAALAKHKEEKMALPMPTKRRSAFVQSPIDTCTPPDTSSASEDDGSLRRKAALSAVLAQSLQSPDYWINRSVQSSSTSSSASSTLSHGEPKAQPQPQPQPQPGASLLADLLAHTRIENSVPPDVTSSTPQERGSRVDLPPAVRGMSRGQSRNSMLDTADGKGRGVPVNSRVSTKIQQLLNTLKRPKRPPLSEFFLDDSEEIVEVLQPDPNTPKPEGRQIIPVKGEPLGVVSNWPPALQAALARWGATQAKSPALTALDITGKPLYTVTYGKLWSRSLKLAYTLLNKLGTKTEPVLQPGDRVALVYPNSDPGMFWVAFYGCLLAEVIPVPIEVPLSRQDAGSQQIGFLLGSCGVSLALTSEVCLKGLPKTPNGEIIQFKGWPRMKWVVTDTKYLTKPSKDWQPHIPTANTDTAYIEYKASKEGTVMGVAVSKISMLTHCQALTQACNYCEGETLVNVLDCKKDMGMWHGVLTSVMNRIHTITVPYAVMKACPMSWVQRVHIHKARVALVKCRDLHWAMMAHKDQRDTNLSSIRMLIVADGANPWSVSSCDAFLNVFQCHGLKPEVICPCATSPEALTVAIRRPGARGAPLPARAILSMGGLSHGVIRVNTEDKNSALTVQDVGHIMPGALMCIVKPDGPPQLCKTDEIGEIVINSRAGGTMYYGLPGVTKNTFEVIPVNQAGAPIGEIPFTRTGLLGFVGPGSLVFVVGKFEGLLMVSGRRHNADDLVATALAVEPVKTVYRGRIAVFSVTVFYDERIVIVAEQRPDASEEDSFQWMSRVLQAIDSIHQVGLYCLALVPANTLPKTPLGGIHICETKQNFLEGNLHPCNILLCPHTCVTNMPKPRQKQPVDVGPASMLVGNLVAGKRIAQATGRELGVVEDQDLIRKHQFLSEALQWRAQTDPDHVLYVLLNAKGVAVCTSTCAQLHKRAEKITATLMERGGLNTGDNVVLLYPPGIDLIAAFYGCLYAGVIPVTVRPPHPQNLAATLPTVRMIIDVSKAACILTTQPLMRILRSREAAASVNIKTWPTIIDTDDLPRKRPPHIYKPPTAEMLAYLDFSVSTTGMLTGVKMSHAAVSTLCRSVKLQCELYSSRQIAICLDPYCGLGFVLWCLSSVYSGHQSILIPPLELESSLPLWLSTLSQYKIRDTFCSYSVMELCTKGLGTQTEMLKARGLNLSCVRSCVVIAEERPRLTLTQSFSKLFKDLGLSPRAVSTAFGSRVNLAICLQGTAGPDPSTVYVDMKSLRHDRVRLVERGAPQSLPLMESGTILPGVRVIIVNAETRGPLGDSHLGEIWVTSPHSASGYYTIYGEESLQADHFNTRLSFGEPHTLWARTGYLGFIKRTELLDASGDRHDALFVVGSLDETLELRGLRYHPIDIEMSVSRAHRCIAESAVFTWTNLLVVVAELSGSEQEALDLVPLVTNVVLEEHHLIVGVVVIVDPGVIPINSRGEKQRMHLRDSFLADQLDPIYVAYNM